The Clostridia bacterium genome includes the window CGGAGCTTCTGGGCATTGCAGACAGAATACTTGTAATGAGCAATGGCCGGGTTGCCGGAATAGTAGAAGCCAAGGATACCGATCAAGAAGAGATTTTGCGCTTGACAGCCAAGTTTCTATAGGATAAGGAGTGATAAAGGTGTTAGGTTCGTTTTTTAATAAAATAAAAAAAGTTTTAGGCTCATTTTTTAATAAAGTAAAGAACATTAGGATAAAAGATATACTGCCATGGGTGATGAACAATGCAATTTTTGTTATACTATTATTCCTTTTAACAGTGATAATTGTCATCTCTCCGGATTTCGTCACAATACTTAACTTCCGTAACATATTATCCCAGGCATCGACACGTATTATAATTGCTTTAGGTATAGGCGGACTCATCGTCACACAGGGTACCGACCTTTCGGCAGGTCGTTTGGTAGGTCTGGCAGCAGTCATAAGTGCTTCAATGCTGCAGGCACCTGAATACGTGTATCGTATGTATCCTAATCTGCCACAGCTTCCAGTAATAGTGCCAATATTGGTTGTTGCGGTTGTTTGCGGATTTTTTGGACTGATTAACGGTTTTGTTGTAGCAAAGCTTAATGTTACACCATTTATAGCCACATTAGGCTCAATGATTATCATATATGGTGTAAACTCAATATACTTTGACCGTCCTCCTTATGGGGCACAGCCTATAGGCGGTCTTGATGAAAGATTCATGCATTTTGCCCAGGGCAGCTTTAATATCGGTGGTTTTCTTATACCATACCTGGTTATTTATGCTACCATTGCTACGATATTTATGTGGATATTATGGAATAAGACCCGTTTCGGTAAAAATATATTTGCAGTTGGAGGCAATCCTGAAGCTGCTGTTGTATCCGGAGTAAACCTTGTAAAGACTT containing:
- the mglC gene encoding galactose/methyl galactoside ABC transporter permease MglC, giving the protein MRIKDILPWVMNNAIFVILLFLLTVIIVISPDFVTILNFRNILSQASTRIIIALGIGGLIVTQGTDLSAGRLVGLAAVISASMLQAPEYVYRMYPNLPQLPVIVPILVVAVVCGFFGLINGFVVAKLNVTPFIATLGSMIIIYGVNSIYFDRPPYGAQPIGGLDERFMHFAQGSFNIGGFLIPYLVIYATIATIFMWILWNKTRFGKNIFAVGGNPEAAVVSGVNLVKTLLIVYTLAGAMYGFAGALEAGRVGSATNNTGNMYELDAIAACVVGGVSFSGGIGTVSGIVIGVLIFQVINYGLAFIGVNPYLQYIIKGLIIITAVAIDTRKYIKKR